GCTGGTGCACCGGGAGCTCGCGCAGGCGCGGGGTTGGCAGGTCGGCTCCCCGGTCACCGTCCGGGGGCGCCCGTTCCGGGTGGTCGCGGTGGTCGCCGACGACACGCCCGCCATGGCCGCCAGTGGTGCACCCGCCGGGCACGTCATCGAGATGGCCGACGCCGATTTCGCCGCGCTCTTTCCCGACCAGCGGGCCTTCCTGGCCGAGGCGGACCCAGCGGCCGGAGTGAGCGCCGAGCGGGCCCGGGACGCGATCGAGGCGGTGCTGGCCCGCTACCCGACGGTGAACCTGATGGACCAGGGCGCGTACAAGAAGATGCTCACCGACACCGTGGACATGTTGCTGGCCTTCGTCACCGCGCTGCTCGGCCTCGCCGTGGTGATCGCCCTGTTCGGCGTGGCGAACACGCTGAGCCTGTCGGTGGTGGAGCGCACCCGGGAGAACGCGGTGCTGCGGGCGGTCGGGCTGACCCGGGGCCGGATGCGGGCCATGCTCGCCGTGGAGGTGGTGCTGGTGGCGCTGGTCGGCGCGGTGCTCGGAGTCGGGCTGGGCACCGGGGTCAGCGCCGCCGCCATGGCCCTGCTGGCCCGCCTGGGCGGGGACTTCCACGTGGTGCTGCCGCTCGGCCAACTCGGGCTGATTCTCGGCGGCGCGGTTCTGGCCGCCCTGCTCGTGTCGGTGCTGCCGGCCCGCCGGGCGCTGTCCCGGCCGGTCGTCGAGGCGCTCGGCGACTAGCAACCGGGCGGCGACGCGGAGGGACAGCCGCCGGCCGGCCCCGCCGTCTTCCCCGGCGGCGGGACCGGCCAGCGGTGCCGGGCCTACAGAAGCTCGACCATCGGGCCGGAGCACCGGTTGCGGGTGTCGAAGACGTAGCGGGCGTGCCGGACCACCAGGTCGTAGTCGAAGCTGTCGTGGTCGGTGACCACCACCACCGCGTCGGCGGCCCGCACCTCCCGCTCGGTCAGCCCGACCACGGTCACCCCGGCGGGGATCTGGTGCGCCTCGGCGTACGGCTCGACCGCGTGGACCTGGGCACCGAGGGCAACCGGCGGGCCACGTCGACCGCGGGGGAGTCCCGCATGTCGCCGGTGTTCTTCTTGTACGCCAGCCCGAGCAGCAGCAGCCGGGCACCACTGACCGACCGGCCGGCCTTGTTCAGCCCTGCCATGATCCGCTGCGCGACGTGCTCGGGCATCTCGTGGTTGACGTCGTTGGCCAGCTCGATGAACCGGAACTGCCGGCCCAGGCGGCGCTTCACCTGCCAGGACAGGTAGCACGGGTCGATCGGCAGGCAGTGCCCGCCGACGCCGGGGCCGGGGCGGAACGGCAGAAAGCCGAACGGCTTGGTCTCGGCGGCATCGATCGCCTGCCAGACGTCGATGTCCAGGTGGTGCGAGAGCATGGTCAGCTCGTTGATCAGCGCGATGTTGACCTGGCGGAAGGTGTTCTCGATCAGCTTGGTCAGCTCGGCGACCTGGGTCGAGTCGACCGGCACGGTGCGCTCCACGAGGCGCCGGTAGAACCCGTCCACCCGGGCCAGCGACGCCTGATCCACGCCCGAGACCACCTTCGGGGTGTTCTCCAGCCGCCAGGTCGGGTTGCCGGGGTCGATCCGCTCCGGGCTGTAGCCGAGGTGGAAGTCGCCGGGGCTCTGCAGCCCGCTGGCCGATTCCAGCAGCGGACGCAGCAGCTCCTGCGTGGTGCCCGGGTAGGTGGTCGACTCCAGGATCACCGTGCTGCCCGGCCGCACGTACGGGCCGATGCCGACGCCGGCCTGCTCGACGAAGCTCAGGTCGGGGGTTCCGTCGCGCAGTGGGGTGGGCACGGTGATGACGCAGAATTCGAAGCCCTCGGCATCGGTGTACGCGGTGCTGGGGTGGTACCGCCCACTGCCCAGCGCCCGGCCCAGCCGGTCGGTCGGGATGTCCTCGACGAACGATTCGCCGGACGCGAGACGCTTCACCCGGTCGGCGTCGACGTCGAGGCCGACGACGTCCAGCCCCGCCTCCACGGCACGCATGGCCAGCGGCAGTCCGACGTACCCCTGGCCGATCACGACCAGCTTCTCAGCACTCACCCGGGCTCCTGCGGCAGATGGTGGAAATGACCTGCTGAGAGCCTAGAGGGGTCTTCGGTGCCGTAAGTCCGTTTTGGTGATACCGGTGCTGGTGGGGCTGATGAGCGGCAGTGGTCCGCTCAGCTGCCCGGCGGTGCCCCTGGTTCGGCCGGCGGGCTCGTGGTGGGGGTCGGCTCGACCGGCGTCGGGTCGGTCGTCGGGCCGCCCGTCGGGTCGGTCGTCGGGGGCGTGGTGGCGCTCGGCGACGGCGACGACGGGCTCGCCGTCTGGCTGGGCTGTGTGCTCGGCGTCGCGCTCACCGAGGCCGACGGGATGTTCTGGGGGGCGTGCGGCCGGTCCGGCCGGGTCGGATTCGTGATCTGCTCGTTCGCCGCCGGCAGGTCAACCTGGTCGGTCGGCGCCACGGTCGGCGAGGTGGTGGGCAGCTTGACCGCCGGGGCGTCCGCGTTCTTCGCCGCGCCCAGCGCCGTCACCAGGCCAGTCACGGCCACGAGCACGGTCGCCGCCGCGCCAACCAGCGCGCCCCGTCGACCGCGTCGACCGCCCGCCGGGGCGACCGCCGCGCCGACCGGCACGTCGGTACGGGTGCCCGGCCCGGCGTCGCGCAGCGGGACCGACGCCGCCATCGCAGTGGGCGGCTCCCCACCGGTCACCGCGGTCCGGGCCGCCTCGGCCATCGCCGCGCCACTGGTGAACCGCTCGAGCGGATCCTTGGCCAGTGCCCGGGACACCAGAGCGCGGACCGCCTCCGGAATCTCGTGCGGCAGCTCCGGCGGCTCGTCGTCCAGATGCCGGACGGCGACCTGGAGCGGGTTGTCGCCGGTGAACGGCGGACCGCCGGTGAGGCAGCAGTACGCGACCGCGCCGAGGGCGTAGATGTCGGTGGCACCGCTGACCGGCCGGCCGGCGGCCTGCTCGGGCGCCATGTAGAGGGCGGTGCCCGGCACCGCGTTGGTGCTGGTGATGCTGGTGACATTGGTGGAGCGGGCCACCCCGAAGTCCACCAGGACGACGGTGCCGTCCTCGTGAACCAGTAGGTTGCTGGGCTTGACGTCGCGGTGCACGATGCCACCGCGGTGCGCCGCGTTCAGCGCCCGGGCCGCCTGAGCCACGATCGACATCGTCTCGGTCACGTCGAGTCGGCCGGCCGACTCGATCCGCTTGGACAGCGGCTCGCCGTCGACGAACTCCATGACCAGGTAGTCCGCCCGGCTGCCGTCGGGCAGGTCGTCCTCGCCACAGTCGTAGACCTGCACGATGCCCGGGTGCCGCAGGGCCGCCATGATCCGCGCCTCGGCCCGGAACCGGGCGATGAAATCGGGGTCGGAGACCAGCGCCGGCAGCAGGACCTTGACCGCGACCTGCCGGCCGAGGACCAGGTCAGTGCCACGCCAGACGTCGCCCATGCCGCCGGTGGCGACACGTTCGTCCAGGCGGTATCTACCGCTGAGCACGACCTCCGATGACAACACAGCATTACCGTACCCAGAGTGGCGCTGAACGGCGCGCTGCGGTTGCTCGGCCGGGCGGTCCATACCACCGGTCCATCCGGTCTGACCTGTGTGGACGTGGTCGGTGTGTGACGAGACAGCGACGCCGTGTGACAAAAGCCGACACGCGGCGGCGTACGCTCGCTCACGACGCCGGAGAATCGTCCCGCGGCGCGCGTAGCGTCCGTAGGCCACCGCGCGTTACGGCAACGCGCCGCCCGAGCCGGTTGATAATTGTCACTCTTCCGTGACACGGTGCCAGCTTGTCGCCCCGTTGCTCCCCCTCCTAGCGTTAGCCCGGCTCAGGCCCGCTCGGGGCAGCGCGTCGACAACCGACCGTCATGGCGCTGGTCCAGACCACCAGCCCCGGCCACCGCGGACCCGGGCGCGATCAGAATCGGCGGAGGGCGGTGCGGTGCGGGAACTGATCCGGCCGACGGTCCGTGCCGTCCGGAACGCCCCGGCGCAACGGATCGGGCCGGGATGTCCCGGACGATCCGTGGTCCGCGGATGAGCGGCGAGCTGTCGGACGCGGTCACCGCGGCGCAGGCCGGAGACGAGGACGCTTTCCGCTTCCTCTACCGCAGCCTCCAGCCCGGCCTGCTGCGCTACCTGACCGCCCTGGTCGGCGCGGATGCCGAGGACGTCGCATCGGAGACCTGGCTGCAGATATCCCGCGACCTGCCCAACTTCACCGGCGGTGAGTTCCGCGCCTGGACCGTGACCATCGCCCGCAACCGGGCGATGGACCACCTGCGCCGGCTGCGTCGGCGACCATCGGTGGCGGTTCCGGTGCAGGCGCTCGCCGAGTTGGCCGACGACGCGGACACCGCCGAGCGGGCCGGCGAGACGGTCGGCACCGAGGCCGCCCTGGCACTGATCGCCACCCTTCCTCCCCGGGAGGCCGAGGCGGTTCTCCTACGGGCCGTGATCGGGCTGGACGCGGAGTCCGCTGGCCGGGTACTGGGCCGCCGGGCCGGTGCCGTCCGGACCGCCGCCCACCGGGGTCTGCGGCGGCTCGCCGCCCTACTCGAACGGCAGGGCCTGGTCGCGCCGTTGCCCGGTGACGAGGGCACGGCGCCGCCGGTGGACGCCGAGGGCACGGTGCGGCCGGTGGACGCCGAGGGCACGGTGCCGCCGGTGGACGCCGAGGGCACCGTGCCGCCGGTCGGTGTCGAGGCGATGCCGCCGCCTCGTCAACGCGGCGGTCGATCCCGGCGGACGTCGCGCGCCGAGCCGGCGGACGGCTGACGTGAGGGGATTCCGGATGAACCCGTACCGGCGGGCCGACCGTGCCGAGACCGAACGACTGCTCGACGCGACCCGCGCCGGCCAGGCCGCCGACCCGGACGCCGCGTCGGCCCAGGTCCGCGCGACCACCCCCGACCGCACGGCGGCCGACCCGGTGGCACGACTGCTCGCCGCGGCCGCCGGCCCGTCCCGGCCCGGGGAGCTGACCGGCGAGGAGGCCGCACTGGCCGCGTTCCGGGCCGCCCAGGTCAACCCGGCGCCGACCGTGGCCCGCCGGCCACACCGCCGCCGGGCGACCACCGGCGCGGTGGCCTGGATCGGAGCGGTGGCGGCCACCGCCACCGCGGGCGCCGCCTTCGCCGCGGTCCGTCTGGACCGGGCACCGGACCCGGTGCCACCGGCGCCGAGCAGCCCGTCGTCCAGCCCTTCCGACGTCGAGGCGACCGCGTCCGGTGATCGCACCGCCGCGCCCAGCCGGTCGGTGGCGCCGCCGCCCGGCATGCCATCCGCTTCCAGCACCCCGTCGGCCGCTGGCGAAGCGCCCGCCGGGCAGCTGCGGGGGTTGTGCCGCGCATGGCTGGCCAAGAAGCCCGACCAGCGGGAGAAGGCGCTGCGTACGCCGGCCTTCCAGAACCTGGTGACCGCCGCCGGCGGCGCTGGCGAGGTCGAGGCGTACTGCCAGCGGCTGGTGCCCGAGGCGGAGCCGACCACGTCGGCGAAGGTCAAGCCGTCACCGACCGGCGAGCCCGCCCAGGGGTGAGCGTCCGACCGGCGGGGCGGTTCGTTCCGCCCTGCACCGGGAAATTCGTCTGTTAGACAGAGGTTGGTGGCGCCGTCGACGCCCCCGACGGTGTCGGTGGGCGGGTTTACGGTGGCACAGTATCCCGGAGCCGGCACACGGAGAGGGGGCCACGACCGGTGGTGATGTCACCCGAGCTGGACCGCAGCGCCATCCTGCACGAGTCCGCCGCCGCAAACCGACACCTCGCCCGGATCTGCTTCAAGACCGGCCCACCCACCCGCACCGGCGTCGAACTGGAATGGACCGTGCACGACGCCGCCGATCCTGCCCGACCCGTCGACCCGACGCGGCTGCGGGCGGCGCTGGGGCGGCACAGCCCCGTCACGCTGGACGCCACCAGCCCGGCCGAGCCGCTGCGATACGGCGGCACGGTGACCTTGGAGCCGGGCGGCCAGTTGGAGATCTCCACCCCACCCCGCCCCTCGGTCGCCGCGCTGATCCAGGCCACCGAGGCCGACATCGCCCAGGTCACCGACCTGCTGGCCGCCGGAGGGCTGGTCCTCGGTCGCAGTGGCATCGACCCACACCGCCGGCCCCGCCCGGTGGTGGACACCCCCCGCTATCGCGCGATGCGCGGTGCCTTCGACCGGCGTGGCCCGGCCGGCCGCACCATGATGTACAGCACCGCCGGCCTGCAGGTCTGCCTCGACGCCGGCGAGCCGGACCAGGTCGCGGCGCGCTGGGCCGCGGCCCACGCGGTCGGCCCGCCCCTGCTCGCCGCGTTCGCCTCCGCCACCCGGCACGCCGGGCGGCGCACCGGTTGGGCGTCCGCCCGGATGGCCGCCTGGTTGGCCATCGACCCGGCCCGCACCCGACCCGTCTGGGCGGCCGGCCGCCCAGACGAGGACCCGACCGCCGCCTGGATCCGGTACGTGCTCGCCGCGCCACTGCTCTGCCTGCGTCGGCACGGTTCGGACTGGACCGCGCCGCCCGGCGTGACCTTCGCCGACTGGCTTGACGGCGCGCTGCCCCGCCCGCCCACGACCGACGACCTCGACTACCACGTCAGCACGCTCTTTCCGCCGGTGCGGCCGCGCGGCTACCTGGAGCTGCGCTACCTGGACGCTCAGCCCGGTCGGGACTGGCGACTCCCGCTGGCGGTGCTGACCGCCCTGTTCGCCGATCCGGGCACCGTGCGCGCGGCGTACGCGATCGGCGCGCCGGTGGCGCACCGCTGGTCCATGGCGGCCCGGCACGGCCTGGCCGACCCGGCGCTGGCCGTCGCCGCGGCGGCGCTGCTCGACCTGACCCTGACCACCCTGCCCCGGCTGGACCTGCCGGTCGGCATCCACGACGAGATCCAGCGAGGCGTACGGCGGCGGCTGACCGCCGCGGAAAGGGGAGACCGGTGAGTGCGAGGAGTGAGCCGGGGTTGCGAGCCCCGCAGTCGCGAACGAAAGGTGGCGCGGTGACCGCGAGCACGACGGCACACGTCGACGGGGAGCAACTGCGCGGCAGGATCGCGGCGGAGCTGGCGCGGGCCCGCTCCCGCACGGCGCTGCTGACTGAGGTGGTCGACGACGCCGACCTGATGCGCCAGCACTCGCCGCTGATGTCGCCGCTGGTCTGGGACCTGGCCCACGTCGGCAACCAGGAGGAGCTCTGGCTGGTCCGCGACGTCGGGGGCCGCGAGCCGGTCCGGTGCGACATCGACGAGCTGTACGACGCGTTCAAGCAGCCGCGCCGGGACCGTCCCACGCTGCCCCTGCTGCCACCGGCCGAGGCACGCGCCTACCTGGGCACCGTCCGGGACAAGGTGCACGACCTGCTCGACGCGGTGACCTTCAGCGAGCGGCCGTTGGTCGCCGACGGGTTCGCCTTCGGCATGATCGTCCAGCACGAGCAGCAGCACGACGAGACGATGCTCGCTACCCACCAACTGCGCTCGGGGCCGGCGGTGCTGCACGCCCCGCCGCCGCCGGAGCCGCCCGCCCGGGTCGGTGGGGAGGCCCTGGTGCCGGCCGGCCCCTTCACCATGGGCACCGACACCGACCCGTGGGCCCTGGACAACGAGCGCCCCGCGCATCGCGTCGACCTGCCCGCGTACGTCATCGACGCCGCCCCGGTGACCAACGGCGAGTACGAGGGGTTCATCGCCGACGGCGGCTACTCCGACCCGCGCTGGTGGAGCGCCGAAGGGTGGGCGCTCCGGCTCCAGGAGCAGCTCAGCGCGCCGATGCACTGGCGCCGCGATGGCGATGGCTGGGCGTACCGGCGCTTCGGCCGGTGGGACCGGGTCCGCGCCGACGAGCCGGTGGTGCACGTGTGCTGGTACGAGGCGCAGGCGTACGCGGCGTGGGCCGGCAAGCGGCTACCGACCGAGGCGGAGTGGGAGAAGGCGGCCCGCTGGGATCCGGCGACGGGGCGGTCCCGCCGCTACCCCTGGGGTGACGACGACCCGACCGACACGCACGCCAACCTCGACCAACGCCACCTGCGGCCGGCCCCGGTGGGCGCGTACCCGGCCGGTGCCTCACCGCTGGGCGTGCACCAGCTCATCGGCGACGTCTGGGAGTGGACCTCGACGACCTTCGGCGGGCATCCCGGCTTCGCCGCGTTCCCCTACCGGGAATACTCGGAGGTCTTCTTCGGCGACGACTACCGGGTGCTGCGCGGTGGCTCGTTCGGCACCGACCGGTCGGCCTGCCGGGGCACCTTCCGCAACTGGGACTATCCGATCCGCCGGCAGATTTTCAGCGGTTTCCGCTGCGCCCGCGACGCCAGCCCGGACGAGTCGCACCGGTGAGCCGCCGCGCGACCGGCAGGCCCGCTGGCGGGGTGCGCTGATGTGTCGCCACCTGGCCTACCTGGGGCCGCCGGTCACCCTGGCCGAGTTGCTGTTCGACCCCCCGTACTCACTGGTACGGCAGTCCTGGGCGCCCCGCGACATGCGCGGCGGCGGCACGATCAACGCCGACGGGTTCGGCGTCGGCTGGTACCCGAATGAGGGCGAGCCGGTGCGCTACCGGCGGGCCCAGCCGATCTGGAGCGACCCGACCATCGCCCAGCTCGCGGCGGTGACCCGCGCCGGCGCGGTCCTCGCCGCGGTCCGCTCGGCCACCGTCGGGATGGCGGTGCTCGACGGCGCCGCTGCGCCGTTCGCCGAGGGGCGATGGCTGTTCAGCCACAACGGGGTGGTGCGCGGCTGGCCGGACGCCGTGGTGCCGCTCGCCTCCGGTCTGCCGGTGCGCGACCTGCTCACCCTGGACGCCGCCACCGACTCGGCGCTGCTCTGGGCGCTGGTCCGGCAGCGCCTGCGCGCCGGTGTCGACCCGGTCGAGGCGGTCGCGCAGACGGTGGCCGAGGTCGCCGCTGCGGCCCCCGGGTCGCGGCTCAACCTGCTGCTCACCGACGGGCACCGGGTGGTGGCCAGCGTGGCCGGGCACGCGCTGTCGGTGCGCGCGGCGGCGGGCACCGTGCTGCTCGCCTCGGAGCCGCACGACGACGACCCCGGGTGGCGGCCGGTGCCGGAGGGGCACCTGGTCACCGCCACCGCGAGCGAGGTGCGGGCGAGCCCGCTGCCGACCCGGTGAGTCGCACCGGTCGTGCCCCAACGGTTGACCGAGCAGAGAGGAAACACCGATGACCGCGGAGCCGCTGGAGATCTACCTCGAGGAGCAGGACCTGGAGCGGGGCCTGCGCCAGGACGTTCGGGCCGGGCTGAGCGCGGAGGAGAAGTGGCTTCCACCGAAGTGGTTCTACGACGCCCGGGGCAGCGAGCTGTTCGAGGCGATCACCCGGCTGCCCGAGTACTACCCGACCCGGGCCGAGCGGGCCGTGCTGGCCGAGCACGCGCCCGACATCGCGGCGCTCACCGGAGCCAAGACCCTCATCGAGCTGGGCTCCGGCTCGTCGGAGAAGACCCGTCTGCTGCTGGACGCCTTCACCCGTCAGGGCGGGTTGGGCACGTTCGTTCCGCTCGACGTGTCGGTCAGTGCGCTGCTGGGGTCCACCGTGCAGATCGCCGCCGACTATCCAGGGCTACGGGTCCGGGGCATCGTCGGGGACTTCACCCGGCAGCTGGACCGGCTGCCCACCGGGGGCCGCCGGCTGGTGGTGTTCCTCGGCGGCACCATCGGCAATCTCCTGCCGGCCGAGCGGGCCGAGTTCCTGGCCGAGATGCGCGCCGCGCTGGAGGTGGGCGACTGGCTGCTGCTCGGCACCGACCTGGTGAAGGACCCGTCGGTGCTCGTGCCCGCGTACGACGACGCGGCCGGGGTGACGGCGGAGTTCAACCGGAACGTGCTGCATGTGATCAACCGGGAGTTGGGCGCCGATTTCGACCCGGAGGCGTTCGACCACGTCGCCCGCTGGGACCCGGACCATGAGTGGATCGAGATGCGGCTGCGGTCGACCCGGCCGTTGCGGGTCCGGGTGCTGGACCTGACCGTGGAGTTCGCCGCGGGGGAGGAGCTGCGCACGGAGGTGTCGGCGAAGTTCCGCCCGGCGGGGATCGCGGCCGAGTTGGCCGCGGCGGGCTTCACCGCGACGGAGTTCTGGAGCGACCCGGACGGGCTGTTCGGGGTCACGCTGGCCCAGGCGCGGTGAGGCTGTTCACCCACCCGGCCGGCCCCACCGATGATCGGTTAGGCTGGTCGCGCGAAGGGGAGTAGCCCCCAATGTCGTGGTCGACATACTGGTGCGTTCCGCACCCGGCCACGCGGCCCCGGTTTCCGGGGCGGGCGAGACCTTCGACTCAGGCTGTCGTGGCCGGGTCGAGGGCGCCTCTTTTCCTCCTCCCGGCGTGAACGGGAAGGACGTCATGGAGGGTTTCTTCGCCGCGCTGGTGATCAGCTTCGGTGTCATCTTCGTCGCCGAGCTGGGGGACAAGAGCCAGCTGATGGCGCTGACCTTCGCCACCCGGTTCCGGACGATGCCGGTGCTGATCGGCATCACCATCGCCACGGCGGTGGTGCACCTGGCGTCGGTCGCCATCGGCACGGGTCTCGGCGCTGTGCTGCCCACCGACTGGATCTCCCTGGTGGCCGGCCTGGCGTTCCTCGGCTTCGGCGCGTGGACGCTGCGCGGGGACAAGCTCACCGACGAGGAGAAGCGCAAGGCCGAGAAGACCAACAAGACCGCGATCGTCGCGGTGTCCGTGGCGTTCTTCCTGGCCGAGCTGGGTGACAAGACGATGCTCGCCACGATCACCCTGGCCACCCAGTACGGCTGGTTCGGCACCTGGCTCGGCTCCACCGTCGGCATGGTGGCCGCGGACGCGCTGGCCATCCTGGTCGGCCGGCTGCTCGGCCGCCGGCTGCCGGAGAAGGCGATCAAGTACGGCGCCGCGGTGCTCTTCGCCATCTCCGGCCTCTGGTTGATCCTGGAGGCGGTGAGCGAGCTGACCTGAACGCCGCCGACTACCCGCCTCGTTGGCGGGTAACGGCTCCGGGTGGAGCCGGCGGAACTGCTGCGCCACGGCGATGCGGTGCTGGTCGCCGTGGTGGAGGTCGCCGGTGCCGTAGTGATCTTCGTCGGTGCGGTCTGGGCGGCGGTGCGGTTCGTGGTCGAGGGGCTGCGACACCGCACCGCCGCTGTCTTCACCCCGATCCGGCTCACCCTGGGCCGATTCCTGACCCTCGGCCTGGAGTTCCAGCTGGCGGCCGACGTGCTGCGGACCGCGGTGTCCCCGTCGTTCGACCAGATCGGCCAGCTGGCCGCGATCGCCACGATCCGGACGGCGCTGAACTACTTCCTGGGCCGGGAGATCCGTCAGGAGCAGCGTCAGGTGGCCGAGGCTGAGCACCGGACATGATCGGCGCGCTGGTCACGGCGGTCACCGCGCTGGCCCTCGTCGCCGGTGTGGTCACCGTGCTGAGCACCGGGGCCGGCCGGACCGCCATCCGGGTGCTGTTGGACCTGCTGACCGCGGCTGGCGTGCTCCGGCTCGCGGGCGGGCCGGGCTGGACCGACCTGGCCGGCGCGGCGGCGATCATCGCGCTGCGCCAGCTGCTCTGGGCGGCGCTGGGCGCCGCGCCGCCGTGGTCGCGTCGACAATCCGGACCGCCCGGCGCCGGGGACGATCACCACCTACCGTTGGCGGTACGAGGCGAAACCGGTGCACGCGGGAGGACGACCACATGAGCAGGCACGACGAACCGAACGAGTACGGCTTCGCCGGCGGTGCCACCGCTCCCGAGCCGCAGCCTGGCGGGAAGCCCGACGAGCAGGATCAGGCCGAGGAGGTGGCGGTGCCCGGTGACGACCTCACCGAACCGGCGGCCGAGGCGCTGTCCGAGGAGACCGAGGAGCGCCGGCCCGTCGAACGCGGCCGCTGACCGCCGGCGGGGCCGGGTCCCGGGCTGAGGCCGACCGCGGGGCGGGTAGCCCGGTCGACCGCCGGGTGCGCGTCCCGGTCAGCCGTCGCCCTTCCGCTGGTAGACGTCGGGCACGCCGTCGCCGTCGGCGTCCAGCCGCTCGCGCTCCGCCACCCGGCGGTACGCGGCGTTGCGGCGGGCCAGCACCGTGGCGGCCAGTCCGGCGGAGATCACCGAACCGGCCAGGACGGCGGCCTTGACCCGGTCGTCGGCCGTGCTGCCGACGCCGAACGCCAGGTCGCCGATGAGTAGCGACACGGTGAACCCGACGCCGGCCAGCAGGGCGATCCCGAGCAGGTCGGACCAGGTGATGTCCTCGTCCAGTTCAGCTCGGGTGAACCGGGCCAGCAGGTAGGTCGACCCGAAGATGCCGATGCTCTTGCCGAGCACCAGGCCGGCGACGATGGCGATCACCACCGGGTCGGTCACCAGGGCGCCCAGGTCGGTGCCGTGTAGGGTGACCCCGGCGGCGAACAGGGCGAAGATCGGCACCGCGAAGCCGGCCGACACGGGTCGCCAGCGGTGCTCCAGGTGCGCGGCGAGCCCGCCGGTATCCCCGTTGGCGGGCGGCCGGTCGTCGGTCTGGGCGGCACCCGCCCGACGACGGGTGGTCAGCACCGGCACCGTGAAGCCGAGCAGGACGCCGGCCACCGTGGCGTGCACGCCGGAGGCGTGCACCAGGGCCCAGGCGGCGACCGCGAGTGGGATCAGCGCCCACCACCAGCTACGCCCGCGCTGTACCAGCAGGGCGAAAAGTCCGATCGGTGCCAGCGCGGCCACCAGCGGTACGGGATGGAAGTCGGCGGTGTAGAAGACCGCGATGATGGTGATCGCGAACAGGTCGTCGACCACGGCGAGGGTGAGAAGGAAGGCACGCAGGCCCTGGGGCAGGTGTGAGCTGACCACCGCGAGCACGGCCAGCGCGAAGGCGATGTCGGTGGCGGTCGGGATCGCCCAGCCGCGCAGCCCTTCCCCACCT
The nucleotide sequence above comes from Micromonospora sp. NBC_00389. Encoded proteins:
- a CDS encoding TMEM165/GDT1 family protein, whose amino-acid sequence is MEGFFAALVISFGVIFVAELGDKSQLMALTFATRFRTMPVLIGITIATAVVHLASVAIGTGLGAVLPTDWISLVAGLAFLGFGAWTLRGDKLTDEEKRKAEKTNKTAIVAVSVAFFLAELGDKTMLATITLATQYGWFGTWLGSTVGMVAADALAILVGRLLGRRLPEKAIKYGAAVLFAISGLWLILEAVSELT
- a CDS encoding DUF1622 domain-containing protein produces the protein MEPAELLRHGDAVLVAVVEVAGAVVIFVGAVWAAVRFVVEGLRHRTAAVFTPIRLTLGRFLTLGLEFQLAADVLRTAVSPSFDQIGQLAAIATIRTALNYFLGREIRQEQRQVAEAEHRT
- the nhaA gene encoding Na+/H+ antiporter NhaA, with the protein product MTDRTPPPNRSRPAAARLFSRSSWPEARHLADVLRTETVGGALLLLGAVLALTWANSPWADSYTRLGQWQPWPGGARWHLDLDLATWAADGLLAIFFFVVGLELKREFVAGELRDPRRAALPVVAALGGMLVPALIYVAVVLTAGGEGLRGWAIPTATDIAFALAVLAVVSSHLPQGLRAFLLTLAVVDDLFAITIIAVFYTADFHPVPLVAALAPIGLFALLVQRGRSWWWALIPLAVAAWALVHASGVHATVAGVLLGFTVPVLTTRRRAGAAQTDDRPPANGDTGGLAAHLEHRWRPVSAGFAVPIFALFAAGVTLHGTDLGALVTDPVVIAIVAGLVLGKSIGIFGSTYLLARFTRAELDEDITWSDLLGIALLAGVGFTVSLLIGDLAFGVGSTADDRVKAAVLAGSVISAGLAATVLARRNAAYRRVAERERLDADGDGVPDVYQRKGDG